CGCGTTCAACGAGCGTCTCATCGCCGACGGCTACTGGGTGTTCGCGGGCGGACTCGCGAACCCTGACGCGGCCACGGTCATCGACAACCGGGGCGAGCAGCAGGTGATCTGCGACGGACCCTTCGTGGAGTCGAAGGAATACCTCGCCGGCCTCTGGGTGTGGGAGGCGCCCGATCTGGATGCTGCACTCACCCTCGCCGCAGAGGCTTCGAAGGTCTGCGACCGGAAGATCGAGGTGCGACCGTTCGCGTGAACGACGCCGAGGACGCGATCACCCGGGCATACCGTGACGAGTGGGCCCGGGTGGTCGCCGGCTTGACCAGACGCTTCGGAAACCTCGACCTCGCCGAGGAGGCCGCGGCCGAGGCCTTCGCGACCGCCGTCGCCCGGTGGCCGGCCGACGGCGTGCCACCCAATCCAGGCGCCTGGCTCACCACCACCGCGAACCGCAAGGGCATCGATCGACTGCGGCGCGAGAACCAACGCGACAGCAAGCACAAGGAGGCTCAGATGGTGTTCGACAACGCACCGCCCGAGTCGATCGGTGCAATTGACGACGACCGGCTCCGGTTGATCTTCACCTGCTGCCATCCGGCGTTGGCGATGGAGAACCGGGTCGCGCTGACCCTGCGCATGATCGGCGGTCTGACCGTGGCCGAGATCGCCCGCGCGTTCCTTGTCCCCGAGAACACGATGGGGCAACGGATAACCCGCGCCAAAGCCAAGATCAAGGCAGCTCGCATCCCTTACCGGATGCCGTCTGCGGCGGATCTCCCGGGACGCGTCTCCGGAGTGCTCGCGGTGCTCTTCCTGGTCTTCAATGAGGGCTACCTGGCGACCGGGCCAGGCGCCGGCCCGGTACGTGCCGACCTGACGGCCGAGGCGATCCGGCTCACTCGCCTGGTCCGTGCCCTCATGCCTGAGGATGGCGAAGTGGCTGGGCTGCTGGCGCTGATGCTCCTCACGGAAGCCCGCCGTACCGCCCGGATCTCGGTCGACGGGGAACTGATTCCGCTCGACGAGCAGGACCGTGGGACCTGGGACCCGACGCTCATTGCTGAGGGTCATCGGCTGGTGCGCGAGCGCCTGGTCGCCGCCGCGGCCGGTCAGGTTCCCGGTCGCTACCAGATCCTCGCGGCGATCGGCGCGGTGCACACGTCCGCCCGTGACATCCGCGACACCGACTGGTCACAGGTCCTCGCCCTTTACGATCAGCTCGTGAACGTCGACTCTTCACCGATCATCGCCCTCAACAGGGCCATCGCGGTCGCCGAACTCGACGGCCCGGAATCGGCACTTGTCACCGTCGATCGGCTCGAAGAGGAGTTGAACGGCTATCACGCGTTCTATGCCACGCGTGCCGACCTGCTGCGCCGGTTGGGCCGCAGCCAAGACGCGCGCGCCGCGTATGACAAAGCCATCGATCTGGCGGGCAATACCGCCGAGACCGCGAACCTGACACGCCGCCGGGACCAGCTGCAGTAGTGCAAACGGCTACGGACTGCACTCGTCGATTCGTCCGTCCGCTCAGGATTCGTGCGCGGGGCAAGGCGGCACCGTCGTTGAGTGCACGTCCGTAAAGGGATCCGCTTGGGGGACGCGGCGTCAGAGAACGTCGGAATGGATCTCGCGACCAAGCACCTCGGCGAGTCTTCCGCGCGCGATCTCGAGCGTGTCGCGCGAGAATGCTCCGTCGTGGGTCGTCACGGTAAGCAGATCCTCGGTGATCTTCCAAGTGCCTTCGACCCGACCGTCGATCAGTACCGGATTGGCGCCGCGGGTGATCTCTGTACGCCGGTCAGGCGGGACGATGTGCACGTCAGCAGTGCCCGCGCCGAGGAGCCACGGATCGAGTCCTGGCAGCAGATGAATGACGCCCGATGCCGGCTCCGACGCCAGATCGTCGACATGGTCTGCATGACAGAGCAGCTCATCGCCTTCGACGTCGATCGTCACGATCTCGTCCTCGAGCATGCGTGCGATCCAGCCCGCGATGCGCTTGCGGCCGGCGCTGAGGCCATCGCCGAGCCAGTATTGCAGGTGGTCGGCAGACGCGGGCCCGTAGGCGGAGAGGTACGCGCGGAGAGCCTGCGGCCCGGCATCCTCGGGTTCCGGAATGCCCGACCAACCGAATGCGACCGTCGGCGACTGCAGCATCAGCACGCCATCCCGCGGTGGGGCAATACTGAGGTCGCCCTGCCATGCGAAGGGCTTGAGGAACGTGCATGACTTATCAGTGAGTGCCACGGTGAGGTGCGAGAATCGCGCGTCACGAACGACCACGTCGGCCAAATCGCGCTGGCTGAGAGGACCGGATGACAGTGCGTCGCGCACGACCGCGCGGAGCACCGGCCAGTCCGCGGGTTCGAGGCGGTAGAACTCGCGCCAGCTCTTCAGTTCCCACTGTCGCCCAACCGCTCGGAGCGCGAGATAGATTCCAGCGTCTTCGGGAACGAGGTAGTTCATCGATCCGCGGAACGCGAATGTCTTGACGAGATGTCCCTCCGCGAACGCAGCCGCTACAGCTCCCGGATGCGGACGTCGCATTCGCGACCCGATCGCGAGCTCGGCGTCTCCCGACCATGACGGCACCGCAACCAGCCGTCGAACCACTTCCCCTACGGAGGTGGCGCCTGGACCGTTCAGAAACTGACGCCGCAGCCGCCACGAGAGGATCTCCCGCCATCCGATCGCCCCGACCATGACGACAAGCTAACCACCGCTCACGAGCAGGTAGCGTGTTCGCATCGCGCCACAGACGACAACCGACGTCGCGTTGTATCGGTGACTGGACAACCGATTGCCGGTTCGCTCCCGCGGCAGCCGATGTCGCGTAGGCGGATCCTCCAACGGCCCCTCCCCCGCGTAGCCTGAGGGGATGACGCGAACGGCCTACGAGGCGCAACCCCGCGACGAACTGCTCGCTGGCATCGTCGAGGAGTTCCTGCACCACGCTTCGCGGGGCCGCCGGCTCATCGCGGTCGAGGCGGCTTCGACGGCCGATGCCGCACGCTTCGCCGATGACCTTGCGGCAGCACTCACCTCGCACGGGCAGACCGTCATCCGCGTCTCGGTCGGCGACGCCGATGAAGCAGCGTTGCGCGCCGACGTGGTGGAGCCCTTCCGCGCGGGCGCCCTGCCCGGGGCATCCGACGACACCGTGCTCGTCGCCGACGGCCGGGGTCTGCTCGACGACGCCGTGCGCGGCATCTGGCACTTCTCGGTCTGGCTGCTCGCGGGCGACGAACTGCCGAACTCCGGCGCATCCGTCATCGTCGACGTCACCGACGAGTCAGCACCGACCCGCGTCTACTACGACTACTGCGCGCTGCCGCCGAGCGTGAACCGGCCCGGGTTGCACTGACCCCGCCGAGGCGTCGCCGGTCTGCGTCAACCCGTTGCCACCGACCCTGCCGAGGTCTACGGTGAGGTCATCTGCCAGGTTGTACCCAATTCGGGGGGTTCCATCATGGTCAACGTCGTCCGCCGCACCGCGCTTCGTCGCCTAAGCGCAGCACTCGCCGCAACGCTCGCGGTCGGTGCGCTCGCCGCCGCCGCTCCGGCTTCCGCGCAGCCGGCCACCGCGGGCCTGGTCGCCGCCGGGCGCCCGGCGCCGCCGGCGCCGTCGACCTCGACGGGCTTCGGCGGCGCCGTGTCATCCGTCGACTCGGAGGCGAGCGCCGTGGGTCTCGAGGTGCTGCGCAAGGGCGGCAACGCCGTCGACGCCGCCGTGGCCACGGCTTCCGCGCTCGGCGTCACCGAGCCCTACAGCGCGGGCATCGGCGGCGGCGGCTACTTCGTGTACTTCGACGCGGCGAGCGGCGAGGTGACCACAATCGACGGGCGGGAGACCGCGCCCGCGACGATGCCGACCGATGCGTTCATCGATCCCGTGACGGGTCAGCCGTACCCCTTCGCCGCCGCCGTGTCGTCGGGACTCTCGGTCGGCGTGCCGGGCACGCTCGCCACCTGGGAGGCCGCGCTCGCCCGCTACGGCACCGAGTCGCTGCACGACATGCTGAAGCCGTCGATCCTGCTCGCCACGCGCGGGTTCCGGGTCGACGAGACGTTCGCCCAGCAGACGGCGGCCAACCAGGCCCGATTCGCGGCGTTCCCCGCCACGGCCGAGCTGTTCCTGCCGAACGACGCACCACCGGTGGTCGGGTCGACCTTCACGAACCCCGACCTGGCGAAGACGCTTCGACAGATCGCGGTGCACGGCACCGACGTCTTCTACGAGGGAGCCCTCGCCGACGAGATCGCCGCGATCGCGCAGGATCCGCAGGTCGATCCGGCGGCGACGCTGCCCGCGTACCCGGGCTTCCTGACGGCCGATGACCTCGCCGACTACGAGGTGCTCGAGCAGGACCCGACGCACCTCGAGTACCGCGGACTCGACGTCTACGGCATGGCGCCGTCGTCGTCGGGCGGCACGACGGTCGGCGAATCGCTGAACATCCTCGAGAACTACGACCTCGCGGGCGAGCAGACGCCGCAGGCCCTGCACCTCTACCTCGAGGCCACCGCCCACGCCTTCGCCGACCGCAACGCCTACGTCGGCGACCCGGCGTTCGTCGACGTGCCGACCGAGACCCTGCTGAGCCAGGACTTCGCCGACGCGCGCGCCTGCCTGATCGATCCGGATGCCGCATCGGTCAAGCCCGTGGCGCCGGCGCCGCTGGACGCGGCGGGCTGCGCGATCGCCGCCGGTGCCGACCCCGTCGACACCGAGAACATCTCGACCACGCACCTCTCGGTCGTCGACCAGTGGGGCAACGCGGTCTCGTACACGCTCACGATCGAGCAGACGGGCGGCTCGGGCATGACCGTGCCGGGGCGCGGATTCCTGCTGAACAACGAGCTCACCGACTTCAACTTCGTGCCGAACCCCGCCGATCCGAACACCGTCGAGCCCGGCAAGCGCCCGCGCTCGTCGATGTCGCCCACGATCGTGCTCGATGGCGGCGACGTGCGCTACGTGGTCGGCTCGCCGGGCGGGTCCACGATCATCACGACCGTGGCGCAGGTGCTCGTGAACCGCATCGACCTCGGCATGACCCTGCCCGAGGCGGTCGCGGTACCGCGGGCATCGCAGCGCAACACCGTGAACATCTCGGCCGAGCAGGCGTTCCTCGACGCCTACGCTGCCGAGCTCGCACCATACGGCCACACGTTCGGACCGCCGGTCGAGATCGGTGCGGTCGCGGCGATCGAGGTCGGCGCCGACGGACTCATGACGGCGGTCGCCGAACCCGTTCGGCGCGGCGGCGGCACGGGGCTGGTGGTCGAACCGGCTCCCTGAGCCCGACCTCGTCGCCCGTGAGAATCAGAGCGCGCGCAGGCGCGGTGCCAGGTCGCGCGCGAAGAGCTCCTGGAATCGCGCCTGATCGTGACCCGGCGCGTGGAAGACGAGGTGGTTGAAGCCCCAGTCGACGTACTGCTTGATGCCGGCGACGACCTCGTCGGGGTCGCTGCCGACGATCCAGCGCTTGGCGATCTGCTCGATCGGCAGGGCATCGGCGGCACGCTCCATCTCGACCGGGTCGGTGATGTCGTGCTTCTGCTCGGCCGAGAGCGACAGCGGCGACCAGAACCGCGTGTTCTCGAGCGCGGCCGTGGCATCGGTGTCGTACGAGACCTTGATCTCGATCATGCGGTCGAGCGCGTCGTAGGAACGACCGCCGGCCGCGACGCCCTCCTTCACCGCAGGGATGAGCTGCTCGGTGTAGAGCTCCATGCCCTTGCCCGAGGTGCAAATGAAGCCGTCGCCCGCGCGACCCGCGTACTTCGCCACGGTCGGGCCGCCTGCGGCGATGTAGACGGGCACCGGGACATCCGGTCGGTCGTAGATCGACGCGTCGTGGGTCGAGTAGTACTCGCCCTCGAAGCTCACCTGCTCGTCGTCGGTCCAGAGCGCGCGCATGAGGCGCACCGACTCGCGGAGCCGCGCGAAGCGCTCGCGGAACTCGGGCCACTGCTGCTCGCCCGCGCCGCGGAAGCCGGTGGCGATCTCGTTCAGCGCCTCGCCGGTGCCGAAGCCCGCGATGATGCGCCCCGGGTGCAGGCAGCCGAGGCTCGCGAACGCCTGCGCGAGCACTGCGGGGTTGTAGCGGAACGTCGGAGTCATGACGCTCGTGCCGATCCTGATGGTCGAGGTGCGCTCGCCGACAGCCGCCATCCAGGTGAGCGAGAACGGCGCGTGCCCGCCGTCGTGCCGCCACGGCTGGAAGTGGTCGCTCGTGAACACCGACTCGAAGCCGTTGGCTTCGGCCGCGACCGCGATCTCCACGAGCTCGCGCGGGGCGAACTGCTCGGCTGAGGCCTTGTATCCGAGGGTGAGCGTCATGCTTCGATCCTCGCACGATCAGCGCGGCTCGGCGCCGCCCGGTCGGGGCTCGGTCGGAGAAGCAGCGTGAACAGCAGCACTGCTAACGAGCGCCGGCGCCGCCCCGCAACGAAATGCCTGCAGCTGCAACCCGCGTCAGCGGTCCGACGCCGAGCGCGAGCGCGTCGGCGAGCGCGTCGATCGTGTCGACGTCGCGCCTGAGACCCGTGGATGCCGCGAGCTCGACGAACCCGGCGGCGGCATGCCGCGCGGCCGAGTCGGCGCCGAAGTGCGGCGCGAGTACGATCCCAGCCGAAGCGGTCGCGAGCGTCGTGCCGGTGCCGTCGGCGTCGCGCACGAAGGCGAGCGGATGCCGCGACGCAGACTCGAGCGCCGCGTCGAGTTGCTCGGGCGCGAGGGCCGGCAGGTCGCCGAGCAGCACGGCCACGGGGCGGAGGTCCGCCTCGTCGTCGCCCACCCGGGCATGGGCGATGGCGTGCGCGATCGCGCGGGTCAGCCCCCGCGGCGCGTCGGCCGGCTCGGGCAGGAACTCGGCCGCGCCGGCGAGCGAGGGGTCATCGCCGACCACGATGACGCGGGCGACCGTGCGAGCGGCGAGTGCCGCGGCGATCGTGTCGAGGGCGAACGCCCGGGCGAGCGCCTCGCGCTCGGCCGGCGACACGGCCGCGGCGAGCCGCGTCTTCGCACCGGCGGGCGCCTTCACGGGGATCACGACGGTCCAGGCGGGGGTCGCGGCCGAGGCCGGCCCCGCGGCATCCGCCGTGGTCATGCCCGGAGCCCGGGCAGCACGTCGCGCCCGAAGACCTCGAGGAACGCGGCCTGGTCGCGGCCCGCGTTGTGCAGGTAGATGCGGTCGAAGCCGAGGTCGAGGTGGCGCTGGATGTCGGCGCGGTGCACGTCGGGGTCGGCCGAGACGACCATGCGGCCGGCGAAGTCCTCGGGGCGCACGGTGCGGGCGAGCTGCTCGAACTCGAAGGGCGAGCGGATGTCGCCGCGCGGGATGCGCAGCCCGCCGTTCGGCCACTCGGTGAGCGCGCCGCGCATCGCCTCCTCATCGGTGGGCGCCCACGAGAGGTGCAGCTGCAGCACCTTCGGCATGCGCGCGGCATCGCGCCCGACCTCGCGCGCGCCCTCGCGGAACCGGGTGAGCAGGGCCGCGAGCTTCTCGGCGGGGGCGCCCGTCGTAATCATGCCGTCGACGGTGCGACCCGCGCGCTTTGCGGTCACCGGACCCGATGCCGCGACGAGGATCTCGGGCGCGACGGCCGGCATCGTCCAGAGTCGGGTCGCCTCGAGCTTGAAGTGCTGGCCGGAGTGGCGCACGTCCCGGCCGGCGAGCGAGCCGGTGAAGAGCTTCCTGATCACGTCGACCGCCTCGAACATGCGGTTGATGCGGTCGGGCGCCTCGGGCCAGTACGGGCCCACGACGTGCTCGTTGAGCGCCTCGCCGGAGCCGAGGCCGAGCCAGTGGCGACCCGGATGCATCGCCGCGAGCGTCGCGCTCGCCTGGGCGACGACGGCCGGATGCATCCGATACCCCGGTGTCGTCACGCCCGGGCCGAAGTCGCCGCGAGTGCGTTCACCGATCGCGCCGAGCACGCTCCACACGAACGAGGACTCGCCCTGCGCGGGAACCCACGGCTGGAAGTGGTCGCTCGCCATGACGCCGCGGAACCCGTGCGACTCGGCGAGCGCGCTGAGCGCGACGGCCTCCGCAGGAGGGAACCGCTCGAGCATGGCGGCGTAGCCGATGTGTGCTGACACGTCTCCATCTTCGCGGGTCGGCGGGGTGTCTGCCGCCGGAGGGTCACTCCGCGGCGGCCAGCGGCCCCTCGGACTGCGCTTCGTCGAAGCCGTCGCGGTACCCCTCGTTGTACGCCTCGTCGGCGCCGACGCGGAAGAGGTCGCGCTCGGCGGGGCGCTGGATCGACCGCGCCCCCGGCAGGTCGAGGTCGCCCACGAATCGCCCGAGGCCGCGCACGACCGCGACGGGCACGGCCGACGACTTGCCCTTGACGAGCTCGGCGGCGCCGGCGATCTCGTCGGCCACGCACGGCATGGTGACCGAGAGCGGCTTGCCCGAGGCATCCGTGGACCCGCGCAGGTCGTCGAAGACGTGCACGCCGGCCGCGCCGATCGCTAGGTCGGTCTGGCCCTCGCGCCACGGCCGGCCGAGCGTGTCGGAGAGGATGACGCCGACCCGCGCACCGGTGAGGGCACGGATGCCGGTGGCGAGCGCCCGTGCGGAGGCATCGGGATCGACCGGCAGCAGCAGCACCGTGCCGTCGGCTGCGTTCGATGCGTCGACGCCGGCAGCCGCGCCGATGACGCCCTGCCGGTTCTCGACGATGCGGGTCACGCCGCCCTCGTACTGGCGGGTCGCGACGACGCGGACGGTCTCGTCGGTGATGGCCTGCTCGCGGTCGGCGGCCTGCACGACGCGCCCCTCGGCCTTGGAGACGATCTTCGAGGTGATGACGAGGATGTCGCCGTCTGCGAGGTCGGTCGCGTCGACGATGAGCGCGGCCAGGTCGGCGCCCTTCGTGATCTCGGGCAGACCCCCGATGCCTTCGATGCTGAACTTCACGGCCACCCCCCGCTCCATGGATACTGACTCGATCCTTGCAGCTTCCGTGGTGCCGCTGCCAGAATTCGGCCATGGCGCACGAATCCGAAGCCGCCGCCGACGACGTGGAACCCGCCCGCGCCGATCCCGCCGACGTCCACGGCGAGCACACCGAGACCCGCCGGGAGACGTACGGCGAGCGTCTCGACCGCAAGTGGAACGATGTCCTGCAGGAGCTTCGCGCCGTGCAGGCCGGCACGCAGATCATCACAGGCTTCCTGCTCGCGGTGGCGTTCCAGCCGACGTTCGCCGAGCTCGAGCGCTACGAGCTCGCCCTCTACCTCGTGCTCGTCGTGCTCGCCGCGACGGCGACGATGCTGGGTCTCGCGCCCGTGATCCTGCACCGCGAGCTCACCGGACAACACCAGAAGGAGCGGGTCGTGCGGATCGCCAACCGCATCCTGCTGACCCTGCTCGTCGTCGTCTCGTTCCTCACCGCGGGCGTCGCGAGCCTCATCTTCGACGTGGCCGTGAACCAGGTCGCGGGGTTCATCGCGCTCGGGGTCAGCCTCATCCTGCTCGCGGTGTTCTGGATCGTGGTGCCGCGGGTCGGTCGTCCCTCGCTGCGGGAGCGGCTGCGCCCCTGACTCACCCGGCGCGGCCTCGCGTCGGTGCCGCCGAATAGGCTGGGACCATGCGCATCGCCACCTGGAACGTCAACTCGATCCGCGCCCGCGTGGCGCGCACCGTCGATTGGATGGTGCGCGAAGACGTCGACGTGCTGGCGATGCAGGAGATCAAGTGCAAGCCCGAGCAGTTCCCGATCGAGGCGTTCGAAGAGGCGGGCTACGAGGTCGCGATCCACGGCCTGAACCAGTGGAACGGCGTCGCGATCGCGAGCCGTTCGCCGATCGGCGAGGTCGAGACCTCGTTCCCCGGCATGCCCGGCTTCCTCAAGGGGCTCGAAGGCCCCGACCAGCCGCAGGAGGCGCGCGCGATCGGCGCGACGGTCAACGGCGTGCGGGTGTGGAGCCTCTACGTGCCCAACGGCCGCTCGCTCGACGACCCGCACTACACGTACAAGCTCGACTGGCTCGCGGCGCTCACGGAGTACACGCGCGCCGAGACATCCGCTCGGCCCGAAGCGCCCTTCGCGCTCATGGGCGACTTCAACATCGCACCGCTCGATGAGGACAACGGCGACCCGGCGGTCATCGAAGGCGTCACGACGCATGTGTCGCCGGCCGAGCGTCAGGCGTTCTTCACGCTCGAGAACGCCGGCGTGACGGATGTCGTGCGCCCGCGCATCCCCGAGGGCTACACCTACTGGGACTACAAGCAGCTGAAGTTCCCGCGCAACGAGGGGCTGCGCATCGACTTCATCCTCGGGTCGGCGGCATTCGCCGAGGCCGTGACCGATGCCTCGATCCACCGCAACGAGCGCAAGGGCGACGCCCCGAGCGACCACGTGCCGGTGCTCGTCGACCTCGCGATCGGCGATGACGACGACGATCGCCCGATGATCTTCTAGGCGGTCGACTCGGGCGTCTGCGCGCCGCCGCGCCGCGAGAGCCGTGCCATCCGTTCGATACAGGCTTTTGTGAATACACGATCTGCTGTATCGTCACCGACGTGACCGAGCACCTCGTGACTGAAACGGCGACCCTGACCCACACCGCGGCGCTCGCGCGCCTCGGGCACGCGCTCTCCGACGAGACCCGCGCCCGCATCCTGCTCTCGCTCCGCGAGGCGCCCGCCTACCCGTCGGACCTCGCCGAGTCGCTCGGCGTCTCACGGCAGGTGATGTCGAACCAGCTGGCCTGCCTGCGCGGCTGCGGGCTCGTCGAGGCGGTGCCCGACGGTCGGCGCACCTCGTACCGGCTCGCCGGCGAATACCTCGCACCGGCGCTCGGCGACCTGCTGCGGCTCGTGCTCGTCGTCGACCCGGCGTGCTGCTCGAGCGAGGGATGCACCTGCGCATGACGTCCGTACCGCTGACGCCCGGCCCGGGCACGCCGGGCACCCCGGGCCGGCGCGCCGACGCCGCCCTCTCCCCCGAGCGCCGCGTCGTGCTCGTGCGACGCATCCGGCTCATCGTCGCGGCGACCATCGCGTACAACGTGATCGAGGCGATCGTCGCCCTCGCCGCCGGCTCGGTCGCCTCGTCGGCCGCCCTCATCGGCTTCGGCCTCGACTCGATCGTCGAGGTGCTCTCGGCCGCCGCAGTGGCCTGGCAGTTCGCCGCCCCCGACCCCCACAAGCGCGAGCGCGTCGCCCTGCGCCTCATCGCCGTCTCCTTCTTCGGCCTGGCGCTGTTCGTGTCCATCGACGCCGCCCGCGCGCTGCTCGGGGCATCGGAGCCCGAGCACTCCCCGATCGGCATCGTGCTCGCCGCCGTGAGCCTCGCCGTCATGCCGCTGCTGTCGTGGTTCGAACGCCGCACCGGCCGCGAACTCGGCTCCGCCTCAGCCGTCGCCGACTCGAAGCAGACGCTGATCTGCGCCTACCTCTCGGCGGCGCTGCTCGTGGGCCTGCTGCTGAACAGCCTGCTGGGCTGGGCGTGGGCCGACTCGGTGGCCGCACTCGTCATCGCCGCATTCGCGGTGCGCGAGGGCATCGAGGCCTGGCGCGGCGACGCGTGCACGGTGCCGGTGTCGGTGCTCACGGGCGAGCGCGAAGCCGAGGGCGACGAGCACGACGACTGCTGCTGACCGGGCGGGGCGGCGCCGGTGGCGCCCGCGCCCTGACGCGCCCGCTCCCCGGTGCTCACGTCAGCGCGGCGTCCGCACCGCGAGCTGCGCGCGGAGCTCCTCCTTCGCTCGCTGGTACCGGCCCCGCACGGTCGACGCCGGCATGCCGAGCAGCCGGCTGATCTCAACGAGCGACCAGCCGTCCCAGTGCACGAGGGTGACGATCTCGGCGAGGTCGGGATCGAGCCGCTCGAGCAGATCCCGCATCGCGACGACGTCCGCGGGATCCTCGACCGGGCGGGCCGTCAGCACCTCACGGAGGGCGCCGCCGAGACGCTCGCGCCGCGCCTCGCTGCGGGCCGCGTTGCGGAGCACGTTCCGCGCGACGCCGAACAGCCACATGCGTGCGGGCTCGACCTCCCGCGGGAGCTCCGACCTGCGGCGCCAGGCGATCAGCATCGTCTCCGCGAGCAGGTCGGCGCCGTCGGCACCGACCCGGCGTTCGAAGTACGCGAGCAGGTCGGGGGAAGCTTCGGCCATGAGCGCCGCGTAGTCGCGTTCGTCGCGCGACCGACTGCGGCCGATCACTCGTCGACCCCGGTGCACTTCTCCTGGCCCGACCAGCCGACGCCGACCATCGGCAGGCCTCGACCCTCGACGTACTCCGTCATCCGGTTCTGGATCGCGCTCGTGACGGCCATGTTGTACTCGACGTCGGCGTCGTAGTTCTCAGTGCCGTACCCGAACCGGGTCCTCGAGCCGTCGTCCTCCTCGATGAAGTTCTCGTCGACGACTCGGCCCGAGACGATCGCATTCTCGACATCGGCTTCGGTGAAGAGGTCCCCGGCCCGCAGGTAGTCGCGCACCGCATCGGCCGACCGCGGATCCGCCTCCACGCCGTCAGGGCGAGCCGGGTCCGGACTGTAGGTGACGTCTCCGAGGCGCAGCTCGCAGGCGCCGCCGCCCGGCAACGAGTAGGTGACGATCGCATCGGGATCCTCGGCCCACGCCTGCCACTCGGTGGTCGCGCTCGTGCTCGTGCCCCAGAACTGCGACCAATCGACCATGGTCGCGGCGAACGCCGCACCCGCTCCCCCGACCAGCAGCACCGGTGCCAGCACGGCAGCCGCGAGAGCCGCCCGCCGCCGATGCGACGGCCGGTCCGGCGCCATCGCCGACTCCGCCATCGCCGCCAGCCGGGAACGCACCTCGGGTGTCAGCCCGGTGCTGGGGCGCGCCGCCGCACCGAGCATCCGGTCGAGATCGGGATCCTCGTCGAGCCCGCGAAGTCCATCGGTGTTCGTGGTGTTCATCGCCACGTCTCCATTCGTCGAATCATGCCCTACCCAGGTCATGTCCGGCATCGCGCGATTCGTCCGTCTCCCAGCCGGCGGCGATACGCTCGAACACGTGACCAGCTCCCCCGACCGACCCGGCGACGGCCCGTTCACGGGCGTGACGTTCGATGGCCGCTACCGCCTCGACGGGCTCATCGGCCGCGGCGGCATGGCGAGCGTCTATCGCGGCGAAGACCTGAGCCTCGGCCGCCCGGTGGCCGTGAAGGTGTTCGCCGAAGCTGCCGAGGGCATCGACGACGCGGCGCGGCGCCGCTCCGAGACGGCGCTGCTCGCGAGCGTCGAGCACCGCGCACTGGTGCGCCTCTACGACGCCGCCCACGACCCCGCCACCGATCGCGAGTACCTCGTGATGGAGCTCGTCGACGGCCAGGACCTCCGCAAGACGCTCCAGCACGGCCCGGTCGGCGCAGCGGATGCCGCGGGGCTCGCCGCCGACCTCGCCGAAGCGCTGCACGTGATCCACGAGCGAGGCATCGTGCACCGCGACGTGAAGCCGGCGAACGTGCTGCTGGCACCCGCTCACCTGCCCACTCGCGCCTGGAATGCGAAGCTCGCCGACTTCGGCATCGCCCGCCTGATCGACGATGCTCGCCTCACGCGCACCGGCGCCTACGTCGGCACGCCCGGCTACCTCAGCCCCGAGCAGGTGAGCGGCCGTGCGCCGGGCACCGCGTCCGACATCTACTCGCTCGGGCTCGTGCTGCTCGAGGCGCGCACCGGGCGGCAGGCGTTCCCCGGCCCGGCCGTCGAGGCGGCAGCCGCCCGCCTCGTGGGCGACCCCGAGATCCCCGTCGAGCTCGGCCCCGAGTGGGTCGATCTGCTGCGCGGCATGACCGCGCGCGAGGCATCCGATCGGCCTTCCGCCCTCGACGTCGCGATCGCGGCCGGCCGGCTGCCGAGCGTGGCGGAGCCCTCGGCGACCGAGGCGACCCGAGCGGATGCCGCGGCGACCGTGCTGCTCGAGGCATCCGATGCC
The sequence above is a segment of the Agromyces hippuratus genome. Coding sequences within it:
- the ggt gene encoding gamma-glutamyltransferase, with protein sequence MVNVVRRTALRRLSAALAATLAVGALAAAAPASAQPATAGLVAAGRPAPPAPSTSTGFGGAVSSVDSEASAVGLEVLRKGGNAVDAAVATASALGVTEPYSAGIGGGGYFVYFDAASGEVTTIDGRETAPATMPTDAFIDPVTGQPYPFAAAVSSGLSVGVPGTLATWEAALARYGTESLHDMLKPSILLATRGFRVDETFAQQTAANQARFAAFPATAELFLPNDAPPVVGSTFTNPDLAKTLRQIAVHGTDVFYEGALADEIAAIAQDPQVDPAATLPAYPGFLTADDLADYEVLEQDPTHLEYRGLDVYGMAPSSSGGTTVGESLNILENYDLAGEQTPQALHLYLEATAHAFADRNAYVGDPAFVDVPTETLLSQDFADARACLIDPDAASVKPVAPAPLDAAGCAIAAGADPVDTENISTTHLSVVDQWGNAVSYTLTIEQTGGSGMTVPGRGFLLNNELTDFNFVPNPADPNTVEPGKRPRSSMSPTIVLDGGDVRYVVGSPGGSTIITTVAQVLVNRIDLGMTLPEAVAVPRASQRNTVNISAEQAFLDAYAAELAPYGHTFGPPVEIGAVAAIEVGADGLMTAVAEPVRRGGGTGLVVEPAP
- a CDS encoding RNA polymerase sigma factor → MNDAEDAITRAYRDEWARVVAGLTRRFGNLDLAEEAAAEAFATAVARWPADGVPPNPGAWLTTTANRKGIDRLRRENQRDSKHKEAQMVFDNAPPESIGAIDDDRLRLIFTCCHPALAMENRVALTLRMIGGLTVAEIARAFLVPENTMGQRITRAKAKIKAARIPYRMPSAADLPGRVSGVLAVLFLVFNEGYLATGPGAGPVRADLTAEAIRLTRLVRALMPEDGEVAGLLALMLLTEARRTARISVDGELIPLDEQDRGTWDPTLIAEGHRLVRERLVAAAAGQVPGRYQILAAIGAVHTSARDIRDTDWSQVLALYDQLVNVDSSPIIALNRAIAVAELDGPESALVTVDRLEEELNGYHAFYATRADLLRRLGRSQDARAAYDKAIDLAGNTAETANLTRRRDQLQ
- a CDS encoding YciI family protein produces the protein MQYLVSVIDDMSTPGSSDKRPGISAFNERLIADGYWVFAGGLANPDAATVIDNRGEQQVICDGPFVESKEYLAGLWVWEAPDLDAALTLAAEASKVCDRKIEVRPFA
- a CDS encoding nucleoside/nucleotide kinase family protein translates to MTRTAYEAQPRDELLAGIVEEFLHHASRGRRLIAVEAASTADAARFADDLAAALTSHGQTVIRVSVGDADEAALRADVVEPFRAGALPGASDDTVLVADGRGLLDDAVRGIWHFSVWLLAGDELPNSGASVIVDVTDESAPTRVYYDYCALPPSVNRPGLH
- a CDS encoding DNA glycosylase AlkZ-like family protein, whose translation is MVGAIGWREILSWRLRRQFLNGPGATSVGEVVRRLVAVPSWSGDAELAIGSRMRRPHPGAVAAAFAEGHLVKTFAFRGSMNYLVPEDAGIYLALRAVGRQWELKSWREFYRLEPADWPVLRAVVRDALSSGPLSQRDLADVVVRDARFSHLTVALTDKSCTFLKPFAWQGDLSIAPPRDGVLMLQSPTVAFGWSGIPEPEDAGPQALRAYLSAYGPASADHLQYWLGDGLSAGRKRIAGWIARMLEDEIVTIDVEGDELLCHADHVDDLASEPASGVIHLLPGLDPWLLGAGTADVHIVPPDRRTEITRGANPVLIDGRVEGTWKITEDLLTVTTHDGAFSRDTLEIARGRLAEVLGREIHSDVL